The following are from one region of the Aquirufa lenticrescens genome:
- a CDS encoding sugar transferase translates to MKRIFDFTCAFLGLVLASPILIPVMFLVWIQDWHSPFYIAPRVGKKERLFKMFKLRSMIVNADKSGVDSTSSNDKRITGVGRFIRKYKLDELTQLWNVLLGDMSLVGPRPNVKRETDLYTLEEKKLLSVKPGITDFSSIVFSDEGDILKDQIDPDIAYNQLIRPGKSMLGIFYIENRSFLLDVKLIFLTIVAIVSKEKALVNLVEILRNCKANSLILQIASRKENLVPMPPPGANNIVTNREGRVE, encoded by the coding sequence ATGAAAAGAATATTTGATTTTACATGCGCATTCTTAGGACTAGTATTGGCGTCGCCAATATTAATACCTGTTATGTTTTTAGTTTGGATTCAAGATTGGCATTCTCCATTTTATATTGCTCCTAGGGTAGGTAAGAAAGAAAGACTTTTTAAGATGTTCAAGCTTAGATCCATGATAGTTAATGCAGATAAATCAGGTGTAGATTCTACTTCTTCTAATGACAAACGTATTACAGGAGTAGGAAGATTTATAAGAAAATATAAACTTGATGAATTGACGCAACTTTGGAATGTTTTGTTAGGTGATATGAGTTTAGTGGGTCCAAGGCCTAATGTCAAAAGAGAAACAGATCTTTACACTCTAGAAGAAAAAAAATTATTATCTGTCAAGCCTGGAATAACTGATTTCTCTTCTATCGTTTTCTCAGATGAAGGTGATATATTAAAGGATCAAATTGATCCTGATATCGCATACAATCAATTAATACGCCCTGGTAAAAGTATGTTAGGGATATTTTATATCGAAAATAGAAGTTTTCTTTTAGATGTAAAATTGATTTTTTTAACGATCGTCGCAATTGTGTCTAAAGAAAAAGCATTAGTAAATCTTGTTGAAATATTAAGAAATTGTAAGGCTAATTCATTGATTTTACAAATTGCTTCTAGAAAGGAAAATTTAGTACCAATGCCTCCTCCCGGCGCAAATAATATTGTTACGAATAGGGAAGGTCGTGTCGAATAA
- a CDS encoding DegT/DnrJ/EryC1/StrS family aminotransferase encodes MKNVPFFNYPHLFKSHEEDFIRIFKDVGYRGAYILQKDLQDFEENLAKFAGTKYAVGLANGTDAIWIALMAAGIGKGDEVIFASHTYIATAASIHFVGAIPVPADCKEDHMIDPDSVRKLITSKTKAILPTQVNGRCCDMDELMKIAREYNLIVLEDAAQGLGAKFKGNGVGTFDKGGTISFYPAKNLGSFGDAGGFVTNDKDMYEKVMLYRDHGRNDDGVFVMWGFNSRLDNLQAAILDFKLTFYSKEIERRREIAQMYQDRLGHLPQLQLPPAPNSSSDYYDVYQNYEIEALKRDELKQHLKDNGIGTLIQWSGQPVHSITSLGFTGVGLPYTEEMFTKCLMIPMNTALTNDDIEYVCEQIVKFYN; translated from the coding sequence ATGAAAAATGTTCCGTTTTTTAATTACCCTCATTTATTTAAATCCCATGAAGAAGATTTTATAAGAATTTTTAAGGATGTAGGCTACAGGGGTGCTTATATACTTCAAAAAGATTTACAAGATTTTGAAGAAAATCTAGCAAAGTTTGCAGGAACAAAGTATGCGGTTGGTTTAGCAAATGGTACAGATGCAATATGGATTGCATTGATGGCTGCAGGCATTGGAAAAGGAGACGAGGTGATTTTTGCTTCTCATACGTACATTGCAACAGCAGCTTCAATTCATTTTGTAGGGGCAATTCCAGTTCCTGCTGATTGTAAAGAAGATCATATGATTGATCCTGATTCAGTAAGAAAATTAATCACTTCGAAGACTAAAGCAATTTTACCTACACAAGTCAATGGTAGATGTTGTGACATGGACGAATTAATGAAAATCGCACGTGAATATAACCTGATTGTGCTAGAAGATGCAGCACAAGGATTAGGGGCCAAATTTAAAGGCAATGGTGTTGGAACGTTTGATAAAGGTGGAACAATTAGTTTTTACCCTGCTAAGAATTTAGGTAGCTTTGGAGATGCAGGAGGTTTTGTGACTAACGATAAAGATATGTATGAAAAAGTCATGTTATATAGGGACCACGGAAGAAATGATGATGGTGTTTTTGTAATGTGGGGATTTAATTCAAGGTTAGATAATTTGCAAGCGGCAATACTTGATTTTAAGCTTACATTTTATTCAAAGGAGATTGAAAGAAGAAGGGAAATAGCACAAATGTATCAAGATAGATTAGGGCATTTACCACAACTCCAACTTCCGCCGGCTCCAAATTCAAGTTCGGATTATTATGATGTTTATCAAAACTATGAAATAGAAGCCCTAAAAAGGGATGAACTTAAGCAACATCTTAAAGATAATGGTATTGGTACTTTAATTCAATGGAGCGGACAGCCAGTACATTCAATAACGAGTTTAGGGTTCACTGGTGTTGGACTTCCATACACTGAAGAAATGTTTACTAAATGTTTGATGATCCCAATGAATACAGCATTGACAAATGATGACATAGAATATGTTTGTGAACAAATTGTAAAATTTTATAATTAA
- a CDS encoding alpha-ketoacid dehydrogenase subunit beta: MKTTTYAAGILEAYEYLLTNHQDFFIIGQGLWSPWYVGATMTDLDKKFGKDRVIDCPVSELATTGATVGASICGYRPMIVHPRVDFMLLAVDQIVTQAAKWRHMFGGNSTAPATFRAIINRGGEQGAQHSQSLHSWFAHIPGLKVVMPYTAKDARNLMISSVLSNDPVVFLDDRWLYEKEEEYTEIEIIDLNDVLPQKLREGDNITVVGVSYTSLLCEKACEYLENTQGIKSDFFDLRVLNPLKLEEIIKSVNKTGRLLVVDGDWSSCGIASEIIASIMEKVNLDSLKSSPKRITLPDAPAPTSKALEQLYYIKEEQIVETIIELVK; encoded by the coding sequence ATGAAAACAACAACATATGCAGCGGGCATATTAGAGGCGTACGAGTACTTATTAACAAATCATCAAGACTTTTTTATAATTGGTCAAGGTTTGTGGAGTCCTTGGTATGTAGGTGCTACAATGACTGATCTAGATAAGAAATTTGGTAAAGATAGAGTTATTGATTGTCCTGTTTCAGAATTGGCAACAACCGGAGCAACTGTGGGAGCATCAATTTGTGGCTACAGACCAATGATTGTACATCCAAGAGTTGACTTTATGTTACTTGCGGTAGATCAAATTGTTACACAAGCGGCAAAATGGCGTCACATGTTTGGAGGGAATTCTACTGCACCTGCAACATTCAGAGCCATTATCAATAGAGGCGGAGAACAAGGTGCTCAACATTCACAATCTTTACATAGTTGGTTCGCTCATATACCAGGGCTAAAAGTAGTAATGCCATATACTGCTAAAGACGCAAGAAATCTAATGATATCAAGTGTGTTATCAAATGATCCAGTTGTATTCTTAGATGATCGTTGGCTATATGAAAAAGAAGAAGAATACACAGAAATTGAAATTATTGATCTGAACGATGTATTACCTCAAAAACTTAGAGAAGGAGATAATATAACTGTTGTTGGGGTCAGCTATACCTCACTGCTATGTGAAAAAGCTTGTGAATATCTCGAAAACACACAAGGGATAAAATCTGATTTTTTTGATTTAAGAGTTTTGAATCCTCTCAAGTTGGAAGAAATTATTAAATCAGTAAATAAAACGGGCAGACTTTTGGTTGTTGATGGAGATTGGAGTTCTTGTGGAATAGCCTCTGAAATAATTGCTTCAATTATGGAGAAAGTAAATTTGGATTCCTTGAAAAGCTCGCCAAAGAGAATCACTTTACCCGATGCTCCTGCTCCAACAAGTAAGGCATTAGAGCAATTATATTATATCAAAGAAGAACAAATTGTTGAAACAATTATTGAATTAGTTAAATAA
- a CDS encoding thiamine pyrophosphate-dependent dehydrogenase E1 component subunit alpha: protein MKQEVNELIDPLKFRDRIDIKGIEKSMLVDMLRKMVLIRKAEEKLSEHVESGKIKCPCHLGIGQEAIGVAVSLVMRKSDRAFGAHRSHSHFLALNENTYSLFAEVLGKYDGCSHGMGGSMHIVDNDNGFKGSVPIVGATIPIATGAALAAKMDKAGDISISYFGDGACEEGVLHESLNMASIMNLPVLYVCENNLFASHLHIDLRQPSNSTSRFARAHHINYSTVDGNDVVGMYKLLKSEIESMRSSNTPYYLEAYTYRWKGHVGHRDDIDVGVKRGAQLDAWKKRDPIKRLADSLIHEGILTESECQNLNNEIQNKINSDWEKAELASFPQNEFLITQVYS from the coding sequence ATGAAACAAGAAGTAAATGAATTAATTGATCCATTAAAGTTTAGGGACAGGATTGACATTAAGGGTATCGAAAAGTCCATGCTTGTTGATATGCTCAGAAAAATGGTGCTAATTAGAAAAGCAGAAGAAAAACTTTCAGAGCATGTTGAATCTGGTAAAATAAAATGTCCCTGTCATTTAGGCATAGGTCAAGAAGCTATAGGGGTGGCAGTTTCATTAGTAATGAGAAAGTCTGACCGTGCTTTTGGAGCTCATAGATCTCATTCTCATTTTTTAGCGTTAAATGAAAATACATATTCTTTGTTTGCAGAAGTACTTGGCAAATATGATGGTTGTTCTCATGGTATGGGTGGATCTATGCACATTGTCGATAATGATAATGGATTTAAAGGGTCAGTTCCAATTGTTGGAGCAACAATTCCAATTGCAACGGGGGCTGCATTAGCTGCCAAAATGGATAAGGCTGGGGATATATCAATTAGCTATTTTGGAGATGGTGCTTGTGAAGAGGGTGTGTTGCACGAGTCTTTAAACATGGCATCAATAATGAATCTTCCAGTTCTATATGTTTGTGAAAACAATCTTTTTGCAAGCCATTTACACATTGATTTAAGACAGCCGTCTAACTCCACTTCTAGATTTGCGAGAGCTCATCATATTAATTACAGCACCGTGGATGGAAATGATGTTGTAGGTATGTATAAGTTGTTAAAATCTGAAATTGAATCAATGAGGAGTTCAAATACTCCATATTATCTTGAGGCTTATACATACAGATGGAAAGGCCATGTAGGGCATAGAGATGATATAGATGTAGGTGTTAAACGCGGCGCTCAATTAGACGCTTGGAAAAAAAGGGATCCTATAAAAAGATTAGCAGATTCTCTTATTCACGAAGGTATTTTAACTGAAAGTGAATGTCAGAATCTGAATAATGAAATTCAAAATAAAATTAATTCCGATTGGGAAAAGGCTGAACTTGCATCATTCCCCCAAAATGAATTTTTAATAACACAAGTTTATTCTTAG